In the genome of Plasmodium yoelii strain 17X genome assembly, chromosome: 14, one region contains:
- a CDS encoding PIR protein, translated as MDWYMCNILQKVTKNLEYNSKDGNCNFKDDTDFKKYCTGNNCNDDTDKINAACLFLFDEFFKDNSVAKSNINIVEYIMIWLSYMLSQTQNGEKGSLNDFYTKHIKNSDQYKKNIEGVTSYQNYKDIIDKNKYFLSMDKSVISKLYDALTSLCSMYVNNDGHVPNCDQCLEAAKNFVDKYEETIKDPNISKNGLYSKVLSILSTLSTDYVNLKKKNNDSSSLPSIKTKIYLQKYGFLSFSLLSTNYFYILLLIFGTIVFFIGIYYKYALSGFRNRLKNQYLRKKLKKMKKEWTINI; from the exons ATGGATTGGTATATG tGTAATATCCTCCAGAAAGTAACGAAGAATTTAGAATATAATTCGAAGGATGGAAACTGTAATTTTAAAGATGATACAGATTTCAAAAAGTATTGTACTGGCAATAATTGTAATGATGATaccgataaaattaatgctgcatgtttatttttgtttgatGAATTCTTTAAGGATAATTCTGTTGCAAAAAGTAacatcaatattgttgaatacattatgatatggttaagttatatgttaagcCAAACCCAAAATGGAGAAAAAGGCAGtctaaatgatttttatactaaacatataaaaaatagcgACCAGTATAAAAAGAACATAGAAGGTGTTACTTcttatcaaaattataaggatattatagataaaaataaatattttttaagtatggATAAGAGTgttatatctaaattatacGATGCATTAACATCATTATGTAGTATGTATGTTAACAATGATGGACACGTCCCCAATTGCGATCAATGTTTGGAAGCTGCAAAAAACTTTGTTGACAAATATGAAGAAACTATCAAAGATCCTAATATTAGTAAAAATGGTTTATATAGTAAAGTATTATCTATTTTATCTACtttatcaactgattatgttaatttaaaaaagaaaaataacgATAGTTCATCCTTGCCATCGATAAAAACAAAGATTTATCTACAAAAATATggatttttatcatttagtTTGTTATCAAcaaactatttttatatacttttattgatatttggtacaatagtattttttataggaatttattataag TATGCGTTATCTGGATTTCGGAATCGACTTAAAAACCAATATTTAAggaaaaaactaaaaaaaatgaagaaggaATGGaccattaatatatga